A part of Thermotoga petrophila RKU-1 genomic DNA contains:
- a CDS encoding alpha-2-macroglobulin family protein encodes MGMKRLIFLVFLLISFSLFGGYAYFSRYPVLHPDDGLFFVISDLEDVTLNVWKISEEDFLKAVFDPENFNFSLLEITRPIYSKKFSSEEWKEFSFPLKDRGFYFATLVSNEGTVFRKVMDRGLFIVTDLEVIYFSDSEKLRLHVFDSDGDFVEGAEVLPFEDSKLIDRVFTGKDGVVSITKHFDTFYIRYGDSRFLGGVYFSGGGLEREKLFFVTDRPIYKPSDTVHFRGQIFSFEEGLYRAFEKTKVTVSIFDTKNNEVYRSELETDELGGFNGFMKLPDTAPVGLYRVKVDHGGRRYYEYFLVEEYRKPEYKVEIETDKDLYISGEVVNYLVRVKYFNDQPVAKAQVAYYVRAFPEEGSGYLVYRGTDFTDEEGNLRLGVKTEEGFQGFYRLEVIVTDESQRQIEETRSVKVYADNVLISPMNRYVFASPGKQVRVKVKVTDLSGNPLDGLLTVSSKDSTSTVVVENGEAIVTFTPKEPESYRIELSFGKAKTHLYVYAYYGAGTSSEFVINPATNTVKPGDELSVQILAPGKVMGVLGIVSNRVYDTIPVSFTGSVNLRVRIPKDIPEKNLFLSFIGLDDNGRIYKLERLNVLLDTNFTTMKILFDKDQYEPGEMAQITIESNVDRVCLFLVDEAIYAMVGAEPPVLENFLYPHMNYPQTRGGFPHYWRLYVSRDSFRNKLASLPEEKTFADFKQNAIPSKLNVREYFPDTALWIPSLELHNGIARVSFKVPDSITSFRATAYGFSKDRFSQAESEMVVSKKFYLMPHLPSFLREGDVIKISATVFNRTSKTLPVQLMVELPENIELLEGSSSRRFLMEANSSHTETWTVKAVFASEGSFVKFTAVGGDLSDAVSMRLPVERFAFEREFYRIMLLDGKETLKIPEQFISSRIRFLDSIVPLVEDSLKRLVDFPYGCVEQTMSRFFPAVVAASVGIEVENLEEIIQRGLFRLYSYQHNDGGWGWFRFDESDDFMTCYVMEGLYFTMKAGYDVAESVLQRGIEYLREHPSAYGSYVLDLYGVDHEPFRPESEVDLVFLSLSSKEALKQLMNYVVQDEQKAYLKISSDNPLISEIQLNSVFLRALAKWKEFPELERKLANYLLLKKDSAFWTSTKDTSFVILALLEAMPEYASTTLKVINSENTFELKPGEERSLVPGSLIVSGKGIVEVEITYVEVPKESVSEGLEIKREFYKRYELLIEEKKMIVDAFVPIGRGYVPHSIHPVEKEQNEELYILPYEYWKKTIEYRGFPLEIDGAEVKIKGETYTFFRIETFNGLILVVLRNEALVYDTEKNTITRYLDVMDAGFMKSGLVFLMKGFVLIGDEKIPVPEDVTGLSCTMDEILLRGENKTYWYRNGEFVDLPFVARRVFFWDGKKLVAENIRFSGSSKTLRNRVFEVVFDVEDVRIELGDIIKTVVRVEGDGNYLIVEDFIPSCAQVLSNYREKGIEENKFSYSWYSSWDAWYSGREIRTDRVALFARYLYGDSFDYVWRATAEGVFHLLPARIYPMYSRDLYAHTDPDVLFIGADFIDGRDDQP; translated from the coding sequence ATGGGTATGAAGAGATTGATTTTCTTGGTTTTTCTTCTGATCAGCTTCAGTCTTTTTGGAGGATACGCCTATTTCTCTAGATATCCTGTTCTGCATCCAGATGATGGACTCTTCTTTGTGATCTCAGATCTGGAGGATGTCACCCTGAACGTGTGGAAGATAAGTGAAGAAGACTTTTTGAAGGCAGTTTTTGATCCAGAAAACTTCAACTTCTCGCTGTTAGAGATAACACGTCCTATCTACAGTAAAAAGTTCTCCTCAGAGGAGTGGAAAGAATTCTCATTTCCACTGAAAGACAGGGGATTTTACTTTGCGACTCTGGTTTCCAACGAGGGGACGGTTTTCAGAAAGGTGATGGACAGGGGCCTGTTCATCGTCACCGATCTGGAGGTGATTTACTTTTCCGACAGCGAAAAGCTGAGGCTCCACGTGTTCGACTCAGATGGTGATTTTGTGGAAGGAGCGGAGGTCCTTCCCTTTGAAGATTCGAAACTGATCGACAGAGTTTTCACCGGCAAAGACGGGGTCGTTTCTATCACGAAACACTTCGACACGTTCTACATCAGGTACGGGGACTCTCGATTTTTGGGAGGGGTGTACTTTTCAGGTGGAGGGCTTGAAAGAGAAAAGCTTTTCTTTGTCACAGACAGGCCGATCTACAAACCTTCCGACACGGTCCACTTCAGAGGTCAGATCTTCTCTTTTGAAGAGGGTCTCTACAGAGCCTTTGAGAAAACGAAAGTAACCGTTTCCATTTTCGACACAAAGAACAACGAAGTTTACAGATCGGAGCTTGAAACCGACGAGCTCGGTGGATTCAACGGTTTTATGAAGCTTCCAGACACAGCCCCGGTCGGACTCTACAGGGTGAAGGTCGATCATGGAGGAAGACGCTACTACGAATATTTTCTGGTGGAAGAATACAGAAAGCCCGAGTACAAAGTCGAAATCGAAACGGATAAAGACTTGTACATATCCGGCGAAGTTGTGAACTACCTTGTCAGGGTGAAGTACTTCAACGACCAGCCTGTTGCGAAAGCGCAGGTTGCCTACTACGTTCGAGCCTTTCCAGAGGAAGGAAGCGGATATCTGGTTTACAGGGGAACGGACTTCACAGACGAAGAGGGAAACCTCAGACTCGGTGTGAAAACAGAAGAAGGATTTCAGGGGTTCTACCGGCTGGAGGTGATCGTGACGGATGAAAGCCAGCGTCAGATTGAGGAAACAAGGTCTGTGAAGGTGTACGCAGACAACGTTCTGATATCTCCGATGAATCGGTACGTTTTCGCTTCACCGGGCAAGCAGGTGAGGGTGAAGGTGAAAGTGACGGATCTTTCCGGAAATCCTTTAGATGGACTGCTCACCGTCTCTTCCAAAGATTCAACGAGTACGGTGGTCGTGGAAAACGGCGAAGCGATCGTTACTTTCACTCCAAAAGAACCAGAAAGTTACAGAATAGAACTCTCCTTCGGAAAGGCGAAAACTCACCTCTACGTGTACGCTTACTACGGTGCAGGAACAAGCAGCGAGTTCGTCATTAATCCAGCAACGAACACGGTGAAACCTGGAGATGAACTTTCGGTTCAGATCCTTGCACCTGGTAAGGTGATGGGAGTTCTGGGAATCGTCTCAAACAGGGTTTACGACACTATTCCTGTCTCCTTCACCGGGTCTGTCAACCTGCGTGTCAGAATACCGAAAGATATCCCTGAGAAGAATCTCTTCCTCAGCTTCATAGGACTCGACGACAATGGGCGTATCTACAAGCTGGAAAGGCTGAACGTTCTGCTCGACACGAATTTCACCACCATGAAGATTCTGTTCGACAAGGATCAGTACGAACCTGGAGAAATGGCACAGATCACGATCGAATCGAATGTGGACAGAGTCTGTCTTTTCCTCGTTGATGAAGCGATATACGCCATGGTTGGAGCAGAACCACCGGTGCTCGAAAACTTCCTCTATCCTCACATGAACTATCCCCAAACAAGAGGAGGATTTCCGCATTACTGGAGACTCTATGTTTCAAGGGATTCGTTCCGAAACAAACTCGCTTCCCTCCCGGAGGAGAAGACCTTCGCCGATTTCAAACAGAACGCCATTCCATCTAAGTTGAACGTCAGGGAGTACTTCCCGGACACGGCCCTCTGGATTCCTTCACTGGAGCTTCACAACGGAATCGCGAGGGTGAGCTTCAAGGTCCCAGACAGCATCACTTCTTTCAGGGCAACGGCCTACGGTTTCTCAAAGGATCGATTCTCCCAGGCAGAAAGCGAAATGGTCGTTTCCAAAAAGTTCTATCTGATGCCTCACCTTCCGTCTTTTTTGAGGGAGGGTGATGTGATAAAAATATCCGCAACCGTTTTCAACAGGACTTCGAAGACGCTTCCGGTTCAACTCATGGTGGAACTTCCCGAGAACATAGAACTCCTCGAGGGGAGTTCCTCAAGACGCTTTTTGATGGAGGCGAACTCCTCACACACAGAGACCTGGACAGTGAAGGCTGTCTTTGCTTCTGAAGGAAGTTTTGTGAAATTTACTGCGGTTGGAGGTGATCTGAGCGACGCGGTCTCCATGAGACTGCCCGTTGAAAGATTCGCTTTTGAAAGGGAATTCTACCGCATCATGCTCTTGGACGGGAAAGAGACGCTGAAGATCCCGGAGCAGTTCATCTCATCGAGGATAAGGTTTCTGGACAGCATCGTTCCGCTCGTCGAGGATAGCCTGAAAAGGCTGGTAGACTTCCCGTACGGTTGTGTCGAACAGACCATGAGCCGGTTCTTCCCGGCCGTGGTTGCAGCAAGTGTAGGAATAGAGGTGGAGAACCTGGAAGAGATCATCCAGAGGGGGCTGTTCAGACTCTACTCCTACCAGCACAACGATGGCGGTTGGGGATGGTTCAGATTCGACGAATCCGATGACTTCATGACCTGCTACGTGATGGAAGGGCTGTACTTCACCATGAAGGCGGGATACGATGTCGCAGAAAGCGTCCTGCAGAGAGGAATAGAGTATCTCAGGGAACATCCGTCGGCCTACGGATCGTACGTTCTCGATCTGTACGGAGTAGATCACGAGCCGTTCAGGCCAGAAAGCGAAGTGGATCTGGTGTTTCTGAGTTTGAGTTCAAAAGAGGCTCTGAAACAGCTGATGAACTACGTCGTCCAGGACGAGCAGAAGGCCTATCTGAAAATATCTTCCGATAACCCCCTCATCAGTGAAATCCAGCTCAACAGCGTTTTCCTCAGGGCTCTTGCAAAGTGGAAAGAATTTCCGGAACTGGAAAGAAAACTGGCAAATTACCTTCTCTTGAAAAAAGACAGCGCCTTCTGGACTTCCACAAAGGACACGTCCTTTGTTATTCTGGCTCTCCTTGAGGCGATGCCGGAGTACGCTTCAACCACACTGAAAGTCATCAACTCCGAAAACACCTTCGAACTGAAGCCAGGTGAAGAAAGATCTCTCGTTCCCGGTTCACTGATCGTTTCTGGAAAAGGCATCGTGGAGGTGGAGATAACCTACGTCGAAGTTCCGAAAGAGTCTGTGAGTGAAGGCCTGGAGATAAAAAGAGAATTCTACAAAAGGTACGAACTCCTGATAGAGGAGAAAAAAATGATTGTAGATGCCTTCGTGCCGATCGGGAGAGGATACGTACCGCACTCGATACACCCTGTCGAGAAAGAGCAAAACGAAGAACTCTACATCCTGCCGTACGAGTACTGGAAGAAGACAATCGAATACAGAGGATTTCCCCTCGAGATAGACGGTGCAGAAGTGAAAATAAAAGGAGAGACTTACACGTTCTTCAGGATCGAAACGTTCAACGGCCTGATTCTTGTAGTTCTCAGAAACGAAGCGCTCGTCTATGATACGGAAAAGAACACTATCACCAGGTATCTGGACGTGATGGACGCAGGTTTCATGAAGAGTGGTCTTGTCTTTCTCATGAAAGGATTCGTGCTGATCGGTGATGAAAAGATACCCGTTCCTGAAGACGTTACGGGGCTGTCCTGCACGATGGATGAGATCCTGCTGAGGGGAGAAAACAAAACGTACTGGTACAGGAACGGAGAGTTCGTGGATCTTCCGTTCGTTGCCAGAAGGGTATTCTTCTGGGATGGAAAAAAGCTGGTTGCGGAGAACATACGCTTCAGCGGGTCTTCAAAGACTCTTCGGAACAGAGTTTTCGAGGTGGTCTTCGATGTTGAAGATGTGAGGATAGAGTTGGGAGACATAATCAAAACGGTGGTGAGGGTTGAAGGAGACGGGAACTACCTCATAGTGGAGGATTTCATTCCGTCCTGCGCGCAGGTGCTCTCGAACTACAGAGAAAAAGGGATCGAGGAAAACAAGTTCTCGTACAGCTGGTACTCTTCATGGGACGCGTGGTACTCTGGAAGGGAGATTCGAACGGACAGGGTTGCGCTCTTTGCCCGATACCTTTACGGTGATAGTTTTGACTACGTCTGGAGGGCGACTGCAGAGGGGGTGTTTCATCTTCTTCCAGCACGGATTTATCCGATGTATTCTCGTGATCTCTATGCTCATACAGATCCAGATGTGCTTTTCATCGGGGCGGATTTTATCGATGGAAGAGATGATCAACCTTGA
- a CDS encoding heme NO-binding domain-containing protein, which produces MKGFVVNIWLQTWSRIFGADVVKEMKNKYNVPDTFYNPLEDVPDELPVNMSRELASRKGITYEELWYKTGKENLKTFFEHYPEYFKKTSFLSFMAAMDMVHRVLTRRIKGAKPPRIFFKLLSSRKALIRYESKRNFKNYFLGLMEAASEFFNDPIKYKVVGEGSIDGRNYLEVEVEATKEYGKFEKLRSLIVLGAGFVKSLVPINVFMIPLFSFVFIFIIFTFLPFGNLIRSILSALLISLVMVIDTKDLKKGLNVLKEALKLVSRKNFDNPVTVSGLKEFSDLSAELNSAVEKIKEIIVGILGDVQEIDAYSSRVVDAVNSMKEQLETMSSLSSEIATTAVQISNDTERISSAVTANVETITSIISEQTQIIKSLNEAVSLIVQSANNVEQSADGIVKMSQRFSKLVEEAKNLQEQAGMIMQVAATVSNIAEQTNLLALNAAIEAARSGEAGRGFAVVADEIRKLAEESRSSSSKIAEYLSTINTGIDKLVQTIQAEFEEMKEQSNQLLESSERNKESSEVISSISQKLSDLIDVLNQQVDNLNGITNSIQNLLAISEESSATAEEISSSIQNFFSQLKVVLDSVNETINLLSVIKENFKDMVL; this is translated from the coding sequence ATGAAGGGTTTTGTTGTCAACATCTGGCTTCAAACCTGGTCACGTATTTTTGGAGCTGACGTTGTAAAAGAAATGAAGAATAAGTACAATGTTCCCGATACTTTTTACAATCCCCTCGAGGATGTCCCCGATGAACTCCCCGTGAATATGTCCCGGGAACTGGCATCAAGAAAAGGGATCACTTACGAAGAACTCTGGTACAAGACAGGTAAAGAAAACCTGAAAACCTTCTTCGAACATTACCCGGAATACTTCAAAAAGACGAGTTTTCTTTCTTTCATGGCTGCTATGGACATGGTACACAGAGTTCTTACCAGAAGGATCAAAGGAGCGAAACCTCCGAGAATCTTCTTCAAACTCCTTTCATCACGTAAAGCGCTGATAAGGTATGAATCGAAACGAAATTTCAAAAATTATTTCCTTGGACTCATGGAAGCGGCTTCTGAGTTTTTTAATGACCCGATCAAATATAAAGTGGTGGGAGAAGGTAGCATCGACGGTAGAAACTACCTCGAAGTCGAAGTGGAAGCCACAAAAGAGTACGGAAAATTCGAAAAACTAAGGAGTTTGATCGTTCTTGGGGCAGGATTCGTGAAATCTCTGGTTCCGATAAATGTTTTCATGATACCACTGTTCAGTTTCGTTTTTATCTTTATCATCTTCACATTTTTGCCATTCGGAAACCTGATCAGGTCTATTTTAAGTGCCCTTCTCATTTCTCTTGTAATGGTGATTGACACGAAAGACCTCAAAAAGGGATTGAATGTTCTGAAAGAAGCTTTAAAACTCGTTTCTCGAAAGAACTTTGACAATCCAGTTACAGTAAGTGGGCTAAAAGAGTTCTCTGATCTTTCCGCTGAACTGAACAGTGCCGTAGAAAAGATCAAAGAAATCATAGTGGGTATACTGGGAGACGTTCAAGAAATAGACGCCTACTCGTCGAGAGTAGTAGATGCAGTAAATTCCATGAAGGAACAGCTTGAAACCATGAGTTCTCTTTCGAGTGAAATAGCCACCACAGCTGTACAGATAAGTAACGATACGGAAAGGATATCGAGTGCAGTTACAGCAAACGTGGAAACCATCACATCGATCATTTCCGAACAAACACAAATCATAAAATCTCTCAATGAGGCCGTGTCACTCATTGTTCAATCAGCAAATAACGTTGAGCAATCAGCGGACGGTATAGTGAAGATGAGTCAGAGGTTCTCCAAACTTGTTGAAGAGGCCAAAAATCTCCAGGAACAGGCTGGTATGATCATGCAAGTTGCCGCAACCGTATCTAATATAGCTGAACAAACGAATCTTCTTGCACTCAATGCCGCCATAGAAGCTGCAAGGAGTGGAGAAGCCGGAAGAGGTTTTGCGGTGGTTGCCGATGAAATCAGAAAGCTTGCCGAAGAGAGTCGCAGCTCCTCTTCAAAGATAGCAGAGTATCTATCGACCATAAACACAGGTATCGACAAACTCGTTCAAACCATACAAGCTGAATTTGAAGAGATGAAGGAACAATCGAATCAGCTCCTCGAGAGTTCGGAGAGGAACAAAGAATCCAGCGAAGTTATATCTTCCATATCGCAAAAACTCAGCGATCTCATAGATGTCCTGAATCAACAGGTTGACAACCTCAACGGTATAACAAACAGCATCCAGAATCTGCTTGCAATTTCTGAAGAGAGCTCAGCAACAGCAGAAGAAATAAGTTCCTCGATACAGAATTTCTTCTCCCAGTTGAAAGTTGTTCTTGATAGCGTGAACGAAACTATAAATCTGCTTTCGGTGATAAAGGAAAACTTCAAAGACATGGTGCTGTGA
- a CDS encoding DsrH/TusB family sulfur relay protein, whose amino-acid sequence MALVLVKYGTDHPVEKLKIRSAKAEDKIVLIQNGVFWALEELETPAKVYTIKDDFLARGYSEEDSKVPLITYSEFIDLLESEEKFIG is encoded by the coding sequence ATGGCACTCGTACTCGTCAAGTACGGAACGGATCATCCCGTGGAAAAGCTCAAAATAAGATCTGCAAAGGCAGAAGATAAAATAGTTCTCATACAAAATGGTGTTTTCTGGGCTCTGGAAGAACTCGAGACACCAGCAAAGGTCTACACAATCAAGGACGACTTCCTTGCGAGAGGATATTCCGAAGAGGATTCAAAGGTTCCACTGATCACTTACAGTGAATTCATAGATCTTCTGGAGAGTGAAGAGAAGTTCATCGGCTGA
- a CDS encoding YeeE/YedE family protein, with translation MVWTGLLIGVLFGVILQRGRICFNSAFRDVLIFKDNYLMRLAALTLGLESITLLIFAQAGIITLNPKPLNWIGNIVGGFIFGIGMVLAGGCASGVTYRTGEGMTTAWFAALAYALTAHATSKGLFSGWIKWLNNYTVTVSNTNPIYAPKTGPTIATVLGISPWIASIIFLALMLWYAFGVKNKSQRPSKLNWIAASVLIAILAPIAWWASASTGRNYGLGITGGWINLVSVYANNAPLNWGGAEILGIIIGAAISAIAGKEFKLRMPKNPKTYAQVLLGGFLMGFGAVTAGGCNIGHFLTGVPTLAISSIVASIFFILGNWTMAWFLFGRQK, from the coding sequence ATGGTCTGGACCGGTCTACTGATCGGAGTATTGTTCGGTGTAATCCTTCAGCGCGGTAGGATCTGCTTTAACTCTGCCTTCAGAGATGTTCTGATCTTCAAAGACAACTACTTGATGAGGCTCGCAGCGCTGACGCTTGGTCTCGAATCCATCACACTCTTGATCTTCGCTCAGGCCGGCATCATAACTCTCAACCCCAAACCCCTCAACTGGATTGGAAACATCGTCGGTGGATTCATCTTCGGAATAGGAATGGTGCTCGCTGGTGGATGTGCTTCGGGAGTGACTTACAGAACTGGTGAAGGAATGACAACAGCGTGGTTCGCAGCTCTGGCCTACGCTTTGACGGCTCATGCTACAAGTAAGGGATTGTTCTCGGGATGGATCAAATGGCTGAACAACTACACGGTGACAGTTTCGAACACGAATCCCATTTACGCGCCAAAGACTGGGCCAACTATCGCAACGGTGCTCGGTATCAGTCCATGGATCGCCTCAATTATCTTCCTTGCGCTCATGCTCTGGTATGCCTTCGGAGTGAAGAATAAGTCTCAGAGGCCTTCCAAATTGAACTGGATCGCTGCTTCTGTTCTCATAGCGATACTCGCACCCATAGCCTGGTGGGCAAGTGCGAGCACAGGAAGAAACTACGGTCTTGGTATCACAGGAGGCTGGATAAATCTGGTTTCTGTTTACGCAAACAACGCCCCTCTGAACTGGGGAGGTGCTGAGATTCTCGGAATAATAATAGGAGCTGCCATATCCGCCATTGCAGGAAAAGAGTTCAAACTGAGAATGCCAAAGAATCCCAAAACCTACGCTCAGGTTCTTCTGGGAGGATTCCTCATGGGATTCGGTGCGGTAACAGCCGGAGGATGTAATATAGGTCACTTCCTCACCGGTGTCCCGACACTGGCCATCTCATCGATAGTAGCATCTATCTTCTTCATTCTCGGAAACTGGACAATGGCCTGGTTCCTCTTCGGAAGACAGAAATGA
- a CDS encoding HD domain-containing phosphohydrolase yields MNLTLRVPLESFVKLFREMGVLEYRYFVKHSIQVANITTEIVDRLKLPFEKDEVYLSSLLHDVGLILKVSIGNYELFVEMFGKIPDMERIVLTLDKNDHHSVISWMVVSQIPLCSDCSKSILYHHTPYQKINEKDSIVTLSNCVKTADVISLKLLKYTGSDKELDAESIDEIISSIQKDQGIIDEVKKAAVYLLKDFTKHHLFLEEEPQFHSEKMLSLEEYNHYAMILSALLDFRSPYTRSHSFAVARVSKLLAEEILGEADAALAFTASLLHDIGKIKTPLSILHKKGRLQASEMIIMKRHVVDTYYMLERAGLRLFSLISAAHHERLDGSGYPTGLKGDQMPFLQKLIQICDVFSALTEKRPYRDPVEIHEALDIIEQEAINGKLDGFIVQKLKEIANNLDLREEISFKHVFEELFKDRVDEVIQMISLMSKMI; encoded by the coding sequence ATGAATCTAACACTGAGGGTTCCTCTTGAATCCTTCGTTAAGCTTTTTCGAGAAATGGGAGTTCTGGAATACAGATACTTTGTGAAACATTCGATCCAGGTTGCCAACATCACCACAGAGATTGTTGACCGCTTGAAACTACCCTTTGAAAAAGATGAAGTTTACCTTTCGAGTCTTTTGCACGATGTTGGACTGATCCTGAAAGTTTCCATCGGTAACTACGAACTCTTCGTTGAAATGTTTGGAAAAATACCCGATATGGAAAGGATCGTTCTGACGCTTGACAAAAACGATCATCACTCTGTGATTTCGTGGATGGTAGTGTCTCAGATACCGCTCTGTTCTGATTGTTCAAAATCGATCCTTTATCATCACACCCCTTATCAGAAAATAAATGAAAAGGACTCAATCGTGACCCTTTCCAATTGTGTAAAAACGGCGGATGTTATCTCACTCAAACTTCTAAAATACACAGGATCGGATAAAGAGCTGGACGCAGAATCCATTGATGAAATAATATCTTCTATTCAGAAAGATCAAGGGATAATTGATGAGGTGAAAAAAGCAGCTGTATATCTGTTAAAAGATTTCACAAAGCATCATCTGTTTCTGGAAGAAGAACCGCAATTTCACTCGGAAAAAATGTTGAGCCTCGAAGAATACAATCACTACGCGATGATACTTTCCGCATTGTTAGACTTTCGAAGTCCATACACGAGAAGTCATTCTTTTGCTGTTGCGAGGGTTTCGAAGCTGCTGGCAGAGGAAATTTTAGGAGAAGCAGATGCCGCGCTGGCCTTCACCGCTTCTCTTTTACACGATATAGGAAAGATAAAAACACCGCTGAGCATCTTGCACAAGAAAGGCAGGCTTCAAGCCAGCGAAATGATAATAATGAAGAGACACGTGGTGGATACCTACTACATGCTTGAACGCGCTGGTTTGAGGCTTTTCTCTTTGATCAGTGCTGCGCACCACGAAAGGCTCGATGGCAGCGGTTACCCGACTGGCTTGAAAGGTGATCAAATGCCGTTCCTTCAGAAATTGATACAAATATGTGATGTTTTCTCCGCACTGACCGAAAAGAGACCATATCGAGATCCTGTGGAAATTCACGAGGCACTGGATATAATTGAACAGGAAGCCATCAATGGTAAACTGGACGGTTTCATCGTCCAGAAATTGAAGGAGATAGCAAACAACCTGGACCTTCGAGAAGAGATATCCTTCAAGCACGTGTTCGAAGAACTGTTCAAGGATCGTGTCGATGAAGTAATTCAAATGATAAGTTTGATGTCAAAAATGATTTAA
- a CDS encoding DsrE/DsrF/TusD sulfur relay family protein, translating to MKIGIQVMVPPYTYEDLDTAIKIAEAAMEKGHEVTLFLFADSVICTNKNIKPIKIDRNIPQKLVELMQKGNFEVHICGICMDYRGITTDMIIEGSKPSGLPELANLIATCDRFINLMA from the coding sequence ATGAAGATAGGAATACAGGTGATGGTTCCACCCTATACGTATGAAGATCTGGATACCGCCATAAAGATCGCTGAAGCCGCAATGGAAAAAGGTCATGAAGTGACACTCTTTCTCTTCGCGGATTCCGTCATATGTACTAACAAGAACATAAAGCCAATCAAAATCGACAGAAACATTCCACAGAAACTTGTAGAACTTATGCAAAAAGGAAACTTCGAGGTTCATATATGTGGAATATGTATGGACTACAGAGGGATAACCACAGACATGATAATAGAGGGTTCGAAACCAAGCGGCCTCCCAGAACTCGCAAACCTGATTGCCACCTGCGACAGATTCATAAATCTGATGGCTTGA
- a CDS encoding sulfurtransferase TusA family protein, which yields MGRRGSVLTLFKTLSNQTRLDILMLLRDSCLTASEVAEKLKINPSTAYRYLNQMVKAGILKVLKTPEGDRYDFSSVQVFRMLEAAVELLHENEKEKKISSITSVEESSGSTKLLDMRGQICPVPEITTRKELEKLQPGETLIIVCDYPLSGERITSFSLREGYEVATEQIGSVMKIYIKKP from the coding sequence ATGGGACGGCGTGGAAGCGTTTTGACACTCTTTAAAACCTTATCGAATCAGACACGACTCGACATTCTGATGCTTTTGAGAGACAGTTGTCTCACCGCTTCAGAAGTGGCGGAGAAACTGAAGATCAATCCCTCAACCGCTTACAGGTATTTGAACCAGATGGTTAAAGCGGGGATCCTCAAAGTCTTAAAGACACCCGAAGGTGACAGGTACGATTTTTCTTCTGTTCAGGTGTTCAGGATGCTCGAAGCAGCAGTGGAATTGCTCCACGAGAACGAAAAAGAAAAGAAAATTTCCAGTATCACCTCAGTAGAAGAGTCGTCTGGATCGACAAAACTTCTCGATATGCGAGGACAAATATGTCCTGTTCCAGAGATCACGACCAGAAAAGAACTGGAAAAACTCCAGCCCGGAGAAACCTTGATCATAGTATGTGATTATCCCCTTTCAGGAGAGAGGATCACAAGTTTTTCTCTGAGAGAAGGCTATGAAGTGGCCACTGAACAGATCGGATCTGTGATGAAAATCTACATAAAGAAACCGTAA
- a CDS encoding sulfurtransferase TusA family protein: protein MAKYQVTKTLDVRGEVCPVPDVETKRALQNMKPGEILEVWIDYPMSKERIPETVKKLGHEVLEIEEVGPSEWKIYIKVK from the coding sequence ATGGCGAAGTACCAGGTCACCAAGACTTTGGATGTGAGAGGAGAGGTGTGTCCAGTGCCCGATGTTGAAACCAAAAGAGCCCTGCAGAACATGAAGCCAGGAGAAATCCTCGAGGTGTGGATCGACTATCCGATGTCGAAAGAAAGAATCCCGGAAACTGTCAAAAAACTCGGCCACGAAGTTCTGGAAATCGAAGAAGTGGGTCCAAGCGAATGGAAGATTTACATCAAAGTGAAATAA